The following proteins come from a genomic window of Symbiobacterium terraclitae:
- a CDS encoding Gmad2 immunoglobulin-like domain-containing protein, which translates to MAAVERSGGMLTLSEGGATYLIAAPGPAGAVTVTSLEWGQGVVHVGYRVAGEQPGGAGVAVLEGGSASGAPPIVLNPEEGSRWIPLVLNTHGLPPAPLPDYGAAITAASHDLVCPGRVVVSGFAMVNEDVVLVRVRDADGAPLGEVQSEAGGGRGNWGSFVITVPLERQPAGESGTVEVLDIRGDDWVLSDSASLSFGPDREPAFAVEADPGRAWEPKAEELTVMGAPLRATLPELEAVRGKGSSFDGRTYVFGNDAVRAYFPYQAHLQARAHRLVTTRGGTGAGAEVRQCAEELIARLGKPQAMAADGREWYYLSPASHAALAVRFGAGGLVSGLELFSHYPAPEADLPAPPALDEAAARDLLRRYRQADWFERAELLTTGGASAYWWKWMSMDPGIAVPEDWSVDGARLAVEPAGEGTLVHMEYVSGVTGEEATVTWRLEPAGGVWRIAAWQRDGRWEP; encoded by the coding sequence ATGGCAGCCGTGGAGCGGAGCGGCGGCATGCTGACCCTCAGCGAAGGGGGGGCCACCTACCTCATCGCGGCTCCCGGGCCGGCCGGCGCCGTCACCGTCACCAGCCTGGAGTGGGGGCAGGGGGTCGTACACGTAGGGTATCGGGTCGCCGGGGAACAGCCGGGCGGGGCCGGGGTGGCGGTCCTGGAAGGCGGCTCCGCCTCCGGGGCCCCGCCGATCGTCCTGAACCCTGAGGAGGGGAGCCGCTGGATCCCGCTGGTGCTCAACACCCACGGCCTTCCGCCGGCACCGCTGCCCGATTACGGCGCCGCGATCACAGCCGCTTCGCACGACCTGGTCTGCCCGGGCCGGGTGGTCGTCAGCGGCTTTGCCATGGTGAACGAGGACGTCGTGCTCGTGCGGGTCCGCGACGCCGACGGCGCGCCCCTGGGCGAGGTGCAGTCCGAGGCCGGAGGCGGCCGGGGCAACTGGGGGAGCTTCGTGATTACCGTTCCGCTGGAGCGGCAGCCCGCCGGGGAGTCGGGCACCGTGGAGGTGCTGGACATCCGCGGGGATGACTGGGTGCTGTCCGACAGCGCGTCGCTGAGCTTCGGTCCGGACCGGGAGCCCGCGTTCGCGGTCGAGGCGGATCCCGGGAGGGCCTGGGAGCCGAAGGCGGAGGAGCTGACCGTCATGGGGGCGCCGCTGCGCGCGACGCTCCCGGAGCTGGAGGCCGTACGCGGCAAGGGCAGCAGCTTCGACGGCCGCACCTACGTCTTCGGGAACGACGCGGTGCGGGCGTACTTCCCCTACCAGGCGCACCTGCAGGCCCGGGCGCACCGCCTCGTGACGACCCGGGGCGGCACCGGCGCCGGCGCGGAGGTCAGGCAGTGCGCGGAGGAGCTGATCGCCCGGCTCGGGAAGCCGCAGGCGATGGCGGCGGACGGGCGGGAGTGGTACTACCTGAGCCCGGCGTCCCACGCAGCCCTGGCGGTGCGGTTCGGCGCGGGCGGACTCGTCAGCGGGCTCGAGCTGTTCTCGCATTACCCGGCCCCGGAGGCTGATCTGCCTGCGCCACCGGCGCTGGACGAGGCGGCGGCCCGGGACCTGCTGCGGCGCTACCGGCAAGCCGACTGGTTTGAACGGGCGGAGCTGCTGACCACCGGCGGGGCGTCGGCCTACTGGTGGAAGTGGATGTCCATGGACCCCGGAATCGCGGTGCCCGAGGACTGGTCCGTCGACGGCGCACGCCTCGCCGTGGAACCGGCCGGGGAAGGGACGCTGGTGCACATGGAGTACGTTAGCGGCGTCACCGGGGAGGAGGCCACCGTGACCTGGCGCCTCGAGCCCGCAGGGGGAGTGTGGCGCATCGCAGCATGGCAGCGGGACGGCCGGTGGGAGCCATGA
- a CDS encoding Gmad2 immunoglobulin-like domain-containing protein has protein sequence MKRGAKLLTCTCALAGLLAGCAAPAAESPVTAGRTAAQVPGRGAAITDASHDLVCPGRFVVSGYARAARGHPSADAHTVRVVVRDADGTPLGEAQTEAGGGANWGRFVVTVPLTQDPEGETGTAELLVKPAWEWIPAATAQVRFRPRQTPGIAVVPDPARTWEPEAEEVTVMGAPLRAGISALEEALGDGRLINGRTYAFGNDAVVAHLPYSLGRAHRLVAAKGRTGSGVEVGQCAEEVAARLGAPQAISPDGTEWRYLSPSAHAALTVRFGAGGLVRELELSSYYPAPDAGASSPPPLDEATVRDLLLRYWRADWYERAEWLTTGKAAAHWREEMTRDPSSIKAEDWFPDEARLSLEQAGDAVLVRMEYVSSFTGKASTMTWRLEPVGGTWRIADWEQAGQWLP, from the coding sequence ATGAAGCGAGGCGCCAAGTTGCTGACCTGTACGTGCGCCCTGGCGGGGCTGCTGGCCGGCTGTGCGGCGCCGGCTGCAGAGTCGCCGGTGACGGCTGGGCGGACTGCGGCGCAGGTCCCCGGGCGCGGCGCTGCGATCACCGATGCGTCGCACGACCTGGTCTGCCCGGGCCGGTTTGTCGTGAGCGGGTACGCCCGGGCGGCCAGAGGGCACCCCTCGGCAGACGCCCACACGGTCCGCGTGGTGGTCCGCGACGCCGACGGCACGCCCCTGGGCGAGGCGCAGACCGAGGCGGGAGGCGGGGCCAACTGGGGGCGGTTCGTCGTTACGGTTCCCCTGACGCAAGATCCTGAAGGGGAGACGGGCACGGCGGAACTGCTGGTCAAGCCGGCCTGGGAGTGGATCCCGGCTGCCACGGCGCAAGTCCGCTTCCGGCCGCGCCAGACACCCGGGATCGCCGTGGTGCCGGATCCCGCGCGCACATGGGAGCCGGAGGCGGAAGAAGTGACGGTGATGGGGGCGCCCCTGCGCGCCGGGATCTCCGCGCTGGAGGAAGCGCTCGGCGACGGCCGCCTGATAAACGGCCGCACCTACGCCTTCGGCAACGACGCGGTGGTGGCCCACCTGCCCTACAGCCTGGGCCGTGCGCACCGCCTCGTGGCGGCGAAGGGTCGCACCGGCTCCGGCGTGGAGGTCGGGCAGTGCGCGGAGGAGGTGGCCGCCCGGCTCGGGGCTCCGCAGGCGATCTCGCCGGACGGAACCGAGTGGCGGTACCTGAGCCCGTCGGCGCACGCGGCGCTGACGGTGCGGTTCGGCGCAGGCGGGCTCGTGCGCGAGCTGGAACTCTCCTCGTACTACCCCGCCCCGGATGCGGGCGCGTCGTCGCCTCCCCCGCTGGACGAGGCGACGGTCCGGGACCTTCTGCTACGCTACTGGCGCGCCGACTGGTACGAGCGGGCCGAGTGGCTGACCACAGGCAAGGCGGCGGCCCACTGGCGGGAGGAGATGACCCGCGATCCTTCCAGCATCAAGGCTGAAGACTGGTTCCCCGACGAGGCCCGCCTCAGCCTGGAACAGGCCGGCGACGCGGTGCTGGTGCGGATGGAGTACGTGAGCAGCTTCACCGGTAAGGCGTCCACCATGACCTGGCGCCTGGAGCCCGTGGGCGGGACCTGGCGCATCGCGGACTGGGAGCAGGCCGGCCAGTGGCTGCCGTGA
- a CDS encoding copper amine oxidase N-terminal domain-containing protein, whose amino-acid sequence MMKKKEWSYRKSLTKVATVLVVFMALTSAGMTARVSASTQTICDVMPEICGTPDPGGIQHGSGDDSGWLYDTERREQILLDMPRTTSGTPEHPVVAVDRKRVQGDVPAWLNPATGRTLVPIRFVAEAMGAKVTWTPDKPNEVLIERDALTIHFIIGDDKATVNGQVVRLDQPSILKDDRTLVPLRFIAEAFGAKVDWVGANGPDDPRVPRDWPGKYQIWIWSPWGYWGNYSLGERYEAGNWNLRR is encoded by the coding sequence ATGATGAAGAAAAAGGAGTGGTCCTATCGGAAGAGCCTGACCAAAGTCGCGACTGTACTGGTCGTGTTCATGGCGCTGACGAGCGCAGGGATGACGGCTCGGGTTTCCGCGTCTACCCAGACCATCTGCGATGTGATGCCGGAGATTTGCGGTACGCCCGATCCTGGTGGCATTCAGCACGGGAGCGGGGATGACAGCGGCTGGCTGTACGACACGGAACGGCGGGAGCAGATTCTGCTGGACATGCCGCGAACCACTAGCGGCACTCCGGAGCACCCGGTGGTGGCGGTTGACCGGAAGCGGGTGCAGGGCGATGTCCCGGCCTGGCTGAATCCTGCAACCGGCCGGACCCTGGTGCCGATCCGCTTCGTGGCAGAGGCGATGGGGGCCAAGGTTACCTGGACGCCCGACAAGCCGAACGAGGTGCTGATCGAGCGGGATGCTCTCACGATCCACTTTATCATCGGTGACGACAAGGCGACGGTGAACGGGCAGGTTGTTCGCCTCGACCAGCCTTCCATCCTTAAGGATGACCGGACCCTGGTGCCTCTCCGCTTCATCGCCGAGGCATTCGGTGCGAAGGTGGACTGGGTGGGCGCCAACGGTCCCGACGACCCGAGAGTTCCGCGCGACTGGCCCGGCAAGTATCAGATCTGGATCTGGTCGCCGTGGGGTTACTGGGGCAATTACAGCCTTGGTGAGAGGTACGAGGCTGGAAATTGGAACCTGAGAAGGTAG
- a CDS encoding cupin domain-containing protein, with the protein MEPRIFRCLDPKPAGSPPLLREELSRGASYDVNLVRIDAGVQKPAHPYEAGDSFMLVLAGLLHLVVDGEVYDLNPGDLAWIPKGAVRGFTAGPEGATMVAVHLRD; encoded by the coding sequence ATGGAACCCAGAATCTTCCGCTGCCTGGACCCGAAGCCGGCCGGCTCCCCGCCCCTGCTGCGGGAGGAGCTCAGTCGGGGCGCCTCCTACGACGTTAACCTCGTGCGGATCGACGCCGGCGTGCAGAAGCCAGCCCACCCCTACGAGGCCGGCGACAGCTTCATGTTGGTGCTGGCGGGCCTGCTCCACCTGGTTGTCGATGGCGAGGTCTACGACCTGAACCCCGGCGACCTGGCCTGGATCCCCAAGGGGGCGGTGCGGGGCTTCACCGCGGGGCCAGAGGGCGCGACCATGGTGGCCGTTCACCTGCGGGACTGA
- a CDS encoding DUF3343 domain-containing protein, which translates to MARLYLLFHSTHETLKAESLLRDAGLSCRVVQKPAAIRVDCGLAVRALPEDRDRALETLDRSGIRPRGVFTV; encoded by the coding sequence ATGGCCAGGCTCTACCTCCTGTTCCACTCCACCCACGAGACGCTGAAGGCCGAGTCGCTGCTCCGGGACGCCGGCCTCTCCTGCCGGGTGGTGCAGAAGCCCGCCGCCATCCGGGTCGACTGCGGGCTCGCGGTGCGGGCCTTGCCGGAGGACCGGGACCGGGCGCTGGAGACGCTGGACCGGTCGGGCATCCGGCCGCGCGGGGTGTTCACCGTCTAG
- a CDS encoding cupredoxin domain-containing protein — MRRTPFMAVLLLTILTALSGCGGASAEPPAEPAEGEVTVVMKAMKFSPAELTVKAGTKITFVNQDAIAHDVVQSTVRGLWKETPAFDSGVIRPGESWTLTIDEPGTYPFLCSQAGHYTAGMVGTITVVE, encoded by the coding sequence ATGCGTCGCACACCGTTCATGGCAGTGCTCCTGCTCACCATCCTCACGGCGCTGTCCGGCTGTGGCGGCGCCAGCGCCGAGCCGCCGGCGGAGCCCGCCGAAGGCGAGGTCACGGTGGTCATGAAGGCCATGAAGTTCTCGCCGGCGGAACTCACGGTGAAGGCAGGAACCAAGATCACGTTTGTCAACCAGGATGCGATCGCCCACGACGTGGTGCAGTCGACGGTGCGGGGGCTCTGGAAGGAGACGCCCGCCTTCGACTCGGGCGTCATCAGGCCGGGCGAGTCGTGGACGCTGACGATCGACGAACCCGGGACATACCCGTTCCTCTGCAGCCAGGCCGGCCACTACACGGCCGGAATGGTCGGCACGATCACCGTCGTCGAGTAG
- a CDS encoding YraN family protein, which produces MEMGESLVSAYFKYVQNIRIVARNVPFHQGQGEIDLIAIDPASHRVILCEVTTHIDGMLYGAGYDDTRDKVRDKLLRARDYAEAQFPGWKHEFQQWAPVVRPAMATRLAELEHELFQFHGMNVSMVINGRYAERVDELRRLAAQTLSATDEPAFRVLQILEHLRRD; this is translated from the coding sequence ATGGAGATGGGCGAGAGCCTCGTTTCGGCATACTTCAAGTACGTGCAGAACATCCGGATTGTCGCACGCAACGTCCCGTTCCACCAGGGGCAGGGCGAGATCGACTTGATCGCCATCGATCCAGCTTCACACCGGGTCATCCTGTGCGAGGTAACGACCCACATTGACGGCATGCTGTACGGCGCGGGCTACGACGACACCCGCGACAAGGTGCGGGACAAACTCCTGCGTGCACGTGACTACGCAGAGGCACAGTTCCCTGGGTGGAAGCATGAGTTCCAGCAGTGGGCACCGGTGGTGCGGCCGGCCATGGCCACCAGGTTGGCCGAGCTGGAGCACGAACTGTTCCAGTTCCACGGGATGAACGTCTCCATGGTGATCAACGGTCGATATGCCGAGCGGGTGGACGAGTTGCGGCGGCTGGCCGCCCAGACGCTTTCGGCCACCGATGAGCCGGCGTTCCGGGTACTTCAGATTCTTGAACACCTTCGTCGTGACTGA
- a CDS encoding CopD family protein — MLDTDRPIPDLGRPAAGAAVRPARPRRVPKVFDKYMLPKVAFTLVTGASLAGAILTGLRHGWIDWPLLAVRWLAYWFLAMLLGSEVWKIFYLRPSVNMRPVADAVEYGEAMIVLHRRWQRVLAPLGIALACAQLAIYGRQHPGLLPWAGLAVALLLAAGAAIALGWRRPVDTRRQNGLDWTALVNMAAAVAVMGTVDVLIQSGPGLAGGLLSLNRTLHLLAFSAWLGGALWNIFIAVPAGQVRENMDTVILANFQLERFRVVVRTVFPTIVASGLVQAWAMFGWSWEPFVTTSWGWLVLLKLGMIASLVVVFITCPMWGACSPIRGVCNLDDLFEPEEE, encoded by the coding sequence TTGCTGGACACTGATCGGCCGATTCCGGATCTCGGCCGGCCCGCGGCGGGAGCTGCGGTGCGCCCGGCCCGGCCCCGACGGGTCCCGAAGGTCTTCGACAAGTACATGTTGCCGAAGGTGGCCTTCACCCTGGTGACCGGCGCCTCGCTGGCCGGGGCGATCCTCACCGGCCTGCGCCACGGCTGGATCGACTGGCCGCTGCTGGCCGTGCGCTGGCTGGCCTACTGGTTCCTCGCCATGCTCCTGGGCTCGGAGGTCTGGAAGATCTTCTACCTGCGCCCCTCCGTGAACATGCGGCCGGTGGCGGACGCGGTCGAGTACGGCGAGGCGATGATCGTGCTCCACCGGCGGTGGCAGAGGGTCCTGGCCCCGCTGGGGATCGCCCTCGCCTGCGCGCAGCTGGCGATCTACGGCCGGCAGCACCCCGGCCTCTTGCCCTGGGCGGGCCTGGCCGTCGCCCTCCTGCTGGCGGCGGGAGCCGCAATCGCGCTGGGCTGGCGGCGGCCCGTCGACACCCGGCGGCAGAACGGCCTGGACTGGACGGCCCTCGTCAACATGGCGGCGGCCGTCGCCGTCATGGGCACGGTGGACGTGCTGATCCAGTCGGGGCCGGGGCTGGCCGGCGGCCTGCTCTCCCTGAACCGGACGCTGCACCTCTTGGCCTTCTCCGCCTGGCTGGGCGGTGCGCTCTGGAACATCTTCATCGCCGTGCCCGCCGGCCAGGTGCGGGAGAACATGGACACCGTCATCCTGGCCAACTTCCAGCTCGAGCGGTTCCGCGTCGTCGTCCGCACCGTATTCCCCACCATTGTCGCCTCGGGGCTGGTGCAGGCCTGGGCGATGTTCGGCTGGAGCTGGGAGCCCTTCGTGACCACCTCCTGGGGCTGGCTGGTGCTGCTCAAGCTGGGCATGATCGCCTCGCTGGTGGTGGTCTTCATCACCTGCCCCATGTGGGGGGCCTGCTCGCCCATCCGGGGCGTCTGCAACCTCGACGATCTGTTCGAACCGGAGGAGGAGTAA
- a CDS encoding imm11 family protein, whose translation MFSRRAVDCIGDVLRANGELLPLDCESGEYYVYNVTNLTDALDEDRSQINRGEDGRVWSVWNPHFRPEALEGELIFKLVQHPTGDVYVTDEFVELVRMHRLKGFKFREVWNSDTADSTSAAESTQAGPQPAWATTLPAEPEPYTLPDAPALTSFRFPVTLAPEVPYGIHCPGAQAISVYAGGAPLVTGAGEWAFVTTLPGVSDYTVRVVTGRKPGPYTVTFHAPGAVRETAVAYDHPGPVTYVSTRAGHLWLKADRLPIARSFELTVQGATGIEWYLGSDKPVEGLEITGADPIISRFPPHGHYLYLARVLAPPGTPLRFSSRVDPPTASPSPPWPKSPPEVPEPDPAPDWTPDLALDPDEAARRAFLRLRAGEQAQLIRLIRRAAEQGDGALLDYHERLGLAVDESGPGMPGAGPSDPCEPFLASLTALDLPASLAHPLLGAAVAVRGALEAGGLSVESMAEALDVLALPCHLPWLRRHQGVMAQAFIDLVAAGDRSALKRNVQWDSIRSIPGLKALKAVDALVYGAFLRVAERAVLGRIAEICRSEEYTGWGHDLHERVKAEFVAPLMEMGDFAQGLVGEIGEGVGNWSGSYCLIDECERRMDVSPEYDHGQRASEVVLVSALEVLVPLMRKQRLPLYVRGQRWHPNEMRFWFEDREYVQERLRNLGVGWVQFINGVAQVIGSYHLGAKAPVKWTSDEPRPTISWAGTTRGLALYLLGLTTILGDELQSPGEGRSE comes from the coding sequence GTGTTCAGCCGGCGCGCCGTCGACTGCATCGGCGATGTGCTCCGGGCCAACGGGGAACTCCTGCCGCTCGACTGCGAGTCGGGGGAGTACTACGTCTACAACGTGACCAACCTCACCGATGCTCTGGATGAGGATCGGTCCCAGATCAACCGGGGTGAAGATGGCCGCGTATGGAGTGTCTGGAACCCGCACTTCCGTCCTGAGGCCCTCGAAGGAGAACTGATCTTCAAGCTGGTCCAACATCCTACCGGGGATGTCTACGTGACCGACGAGTTCGTGGAACTGGTCAGGATGCACAGGCTCAAAGGATTCAAGTTCCGTGAGGTCTGGAACTCCGATACGGCCGACTCCACCAGCGCCGCGGAGTCAACCCAGGCGGGCCCCCAGCCCGCCTGGGCCACGACGCTGCCGGCCGAGCCGGAGCCGTACACCCTTCCCGACGCCCCGGCCCTGACCTCCTTCCGCTTCCCCGTCACTCTCGCGCCCGAGGTGCCCTACGGTATCCACTGCCCCGGCGCCCAGGCGATCTCCGTCTACGCCGGCGGCGCCCCGCTCGTGACCGGGGCCGGCGAGTGGGCCTTCGTCACCACGCTGCCTGGTGTGTCGGACTACACCGTCCGGGTGGTCACGGGGAGAAAGCCGGGACCGTACACGGTTACGTTCCACGCCCCGGGCGCGGTGCGGGAGACGGCGGTCGCCTACGACCACCCCGGACCGGTCACCTACGTCAGCACCCGGGCCGGTCACCTGTGGCTGAAGGCGGATCGCCTGCCCATCGCCCGCTCGTTTGAGCTGACGGTGCAGGGCGCCACCGGCATCGAGTGGTACCTGGGGTCAGACAAGCCGGTGGAGGGCCTGGAGATCACCGGGGCCGACCCGATCATCAGCAGGTTCCCGCCGCACGGTCACTATCTCTATCTGGCGCGCGTGCTGGCCCCTCCCGGCACCCCGCTGCGCTTCAGCTCGCGGGTTGACCCGCCAACGGCCAGCCCGTCGCCGCCGTGGCCCAAGTCCCCTCCCGAGGTGCCGGAGCCGGATCCTGCACCCGACTGGACGCCCGATCTGGCCCTGGATCCGGACGAGGCAGCGCGGCGAGCCTTCCTCCGCCTGCGCGCGGGCGAGCAGGCGCAGCTGATCCGCCTGATCAGGCGGGCCGCCGAGCAGGGGGACGGCGCGCTGCTCGACTACCATGAACGCCTGGGCCTGGCGGTGGACGAGTCTGGCCCGGGCATGCCCGGTGCCGGGCCGTCGGATCCCTGTGAGCCGTTCCTGGCGAGCCTGACCGCTCTCGACCTGCCCGCAAGTCTCGCCCACCCGCTGCTGGGGGCTGCGGTGGCGGTGCGGGGGGCGCTTGAGGCCGGCGGCCTCAGCGTGGAGAGCATGGCCGAGGCGCTGGACGTGCTGGCGCTGCCCTGCCACCTGCCGTGGCTACGGCGCCATCAGGGAGTGATGGCCCAGGCGTTCATCGACCTGGTGGCCGCCGGGGACCGGTCTGCCCTGAAGCGGAACGTCCAGTGGGACAGCATCCGGTCGATCCCCGGGCTGAAGGCGCTCAAGGCGGTGGACGCGCTGGTCTACGGCGCCTTCCTCCGGGTGGCCGAACGGGCGGTGCTGGGCCGCATCGCCGAGATCTGCCGGAGCGAGGAGTACACTGGGTGGGGCCACGACCTGCACGAGCGGGTGAAGGCGGAGTTCGTGGCCCCGCTGATGGAGATGGGCGACTTCGCCCAGGGGCTGGTGGGCGAAATCGGCGAAGGGGTCGGCAACTGGAGCGGATCGTACTGCCTGATCGATGAGTGCGAACGGCGGATGGACGTCTCGCCGGAGTATGACCACGGCCAGAGGGCGAGCGAAGTGGTGCTGGTCTCGGCGCTGGAGGTTCTCGTACCGCTCATGCGAAAGCAGAGGCTGCCGCTGTACGTGAGAGGCCAGCGGTGGCACCCGAACGAGATGCGGTTCTGGTTCGAAGACCGGGAGTACGTGCAGGAACGGTTGCGCAACCTGGGCGTCGGCTGGGTGCAGTTCATCAACGGCGTCGCCCAGGTGATCGGGAGCTATCACCTTGGCGCCAAGGCCCCGGTCAAGTGGACGAGCGACGAACCCCGGCCCACGATCTCATGGGCCGGCACAACCCGGGGCCTTGCGCTCTATCTCCTCGGACTCACCACGATCTTGGGTGACGAGCTGCAGTCACCCGGGGAGGGGCGAAGTGAGTGA
- a CDS encoding aminotransferase class V-fold PLP-dependent enzyme gives MIYLDNAATSHPKPEAVYRAADAALRAGGSPGRGGHTLALAAGRQVMRAREAVARLFGLADPARAVFTASATEALNLALKGLLRPGDHVITTRAEHNALRRPLAALERQGVAVTWLPVDERGLLDPAAVRSALRPATRLIATHHGSNVSGALQPIAELGEIARRAGVFLLVDAAQTAGVYPIHMGRMGIHLLAAAGHKGLLGPQGTGLLLVDAAVDLRPIREGGTGAHSAQLDQPAVFPEGFESGTLNVPGIAGLAAGVGFLVETTPERIRCRELELAGALLDGLRGRPGVKVYGPERPEQRTGVVSFNIAGMDPGEVEELLDERFGVIGRAGLHCNPGAHEALGSLALGGAMRLSPGYFTTERDIEEAIRGVAELAGH, from the coding sequence TTGATCTACCTCGACAACGCGGCGACGAGCCACCCGAAGCCGGAGGCGGTCTACCGGGCGGCGGACGCCGCCCTCCGGGCCGGCGGCAGCCCCGGCCGGGGCGGGCACACGCTGGCGCTGGCCGCCGGTCGGCAGGTGATGCGGGCACGGGAGGCGGTCGCCCGCCTGTTCGGGCTCGCTGACCCGGCCCGGGCCGTCTTCACCGCCAGCGCGACCGAAGCCCTGAACCTCGCCCTGAAGGGGCTCCTGCGCCCCGGCGACCACGTGATCACCACCCGGGCCGAGCACAACGCCCTGCGCCGTCCGCTGGCGGCGCTGGAGCGGCAGGGCGTCGCCGTCACCTGGCTGCCCGTGGACGAACGGGGGCTTCTGGATCCGGCCGCGGTGCGGTCCGCCCTCCGCCCCGCCACCCGCCTCATCGCCACCCACCACGGCTCCAACGTCTCCGGCGCCCTGCAGCCCATCGCGGAACTGGGCGAGATCGCACGCCGGGCGGGGGTCTTCCTCCTGGTGGACGCCGCCCAGACCGCAGGCGTTTACCCCATCCACATGGGGCGGATGGGCATTCACCTCCTCGCGGCCGCCGGGCACAAGGGGCTCCTCGGCCCCCAGGGCACCGGCCTGCTGCTGGTGGACGCCGCGGTCGACCTGCGGCCCATCCGGGAGGGAGGCACCGGCGCCCACTCCGCCCAGCTCGACCAGCCGGCCGTCTTCCCTGAGGGCTTCGAGAGCGGCACGCTCAACGTCCCGGGCATCGCCGGGCTGGCGGCAGGCGTGGGCTTCCTGGTGGAGACCACGCCGGAGCGCATCCGCTGCCGTGAGCTTGAGCTGGCGGGCGCCCTGCTGGATGGCCTGCGCGGCCGGCCGGGGGTGAAGGTCTACGGGCCGGAGCGGCCCGAGCAGCGGACGGGGGTGGTCAGCTTCAACATCGCGGGGATGGACCCGGGTGAGGTGGAGGAGCTGCTGGACGAGCGGTTCGGCGTTATCGGGCGGGCGGGCCTGCACTGCAACCCGGGCGCCCACGAGGCCCTGGGGAGCCTCGCCCTCGGCGGGGCCATGCGGTTGAGCCCGGGCTATTTTACCACGGAACGCGACATCGAAGAGGCGATAAGGGGGGTCGCTGAGCTTGCTGGACACTGA